The following proteins are co-located in the Poecile atricapillus isolate bPoeAtr1 chromosome 2, bPoeAtr1.hap1, whole genome shotgun sequence genome:
- the LOC131575386 gene encoding von Willebrand factor D and EGF domain-containing protein-like, whose translation MARRDGGGTALRLLLWLWLCALCPGPAAACSPRCRHGGLCLADGSCLCSKGYEGERCQHATCYPKCKNGGECLRPGKCRCPPGYGGRYCHKVSCEGGCQNGGECVSVNGVVKCLCASGWTGSRCQEAICPQGCRNNGACVAPGICSCPAGWVGRACHLAVCKLPCQNGGKCIAPNVCRCRLPYSGPQCTKKRKE comes from the exons ATGGCGCGGCGGGACGGCGGCGGGACGgcgctgcggctgctgctgtggctgtggctgtgcgCGCTgtgccccggcccggccgccgctTGCAGCCCGCGCTGCCGGCACGGTGGGCTCTGCCTCGCCGACggctcctgcctctgctccaaGGGCTACGAGGGCGAGCGCTGCCAGCACG CTACATGTTATCCAAAATGCAAAAATGGGGGAGAGTGTCTCCGACCTGGAAAATGCAGATGTCCACCTGGCTATGGGGGTAGATACTGTCATAAAG TAAGCTGTGAAGGAGGGTGTCAGAATGGTGGGGAATGTGTCTCTGTCAATGGAGTTGTGAAGTGCCTGTGTGCTTCTGGCTGGACAGGATCAAGATGCCAGGAAG CAATTTGTCCTCAAGGTTGTCGCAATAATGGAGCTTGTGTGGCTCCTGGGATTTGTAGCTGTCCAGCTGGATGGGTCGGTAGAGCATGTCACTTAG CTGTATGTAAACTGCCTTGCCAGAATGGAGGGAAATGCATCGCTCCAAACGTGTGTAGATGTCGACTGCCATACTCTGGGCCGCAGTgtacaaagaaaaggaaggaatga